The proteins below are encoded in one region of Coffea arabica cultivar ET-39 chromosome 4c, Coffea Arabica ET-39 HiFi, whole genome shotgun sequence:
- the LOC113740183 gene encoding tryptophan aminotransferase-related protein 2 yields the protein MTGQQNMLKMMSLKHLLVISLALNVGLISRVMEVSREEKHVKKVKDAAGSKTVSYSSFLPTSTAAPAAQDDGSIINLDHGDPTMYERYWQQMGDRTTVVISGWQLISYFSDVRNICWFLESAFANAIVRLHKQVGNAVTEGRHIVVGTGSTQLYQAVLYALCPENASEPMSVVSAAPFYSSYPLMTDFLKSGLYKWAGDAYKFSKDEPYIELVTSPNNPDGASRVAVVNRKQGILVHDLAYYWPQYTPISFPADHDIMLFTFSKSTGHAGTRLGWALVKDEEVAKRMTKYIELNTIGVSKDSQIRAAKILNHVADSIEHGPESKRSNNFFEFGYNLMALRWAQLRAAVHRSDLFSLPSFPSGTCRFSGHHFKPQPAFAWLKCERDIEDCESFLRCHKILTRGGKHFGVGPEYVRISMMARDEIFDRFTDRLSMINS from the exons ATGACGGGTCAGCAGAATATGTTGAAAATGATGTCACTAAAGCATTTGCTGGTGATCTCTTTGGCCTTAAATGTTGGTTTGATCTCGAGAGTCATGGAGGTTTCAAGAGAGGAAAAGCATGTAAAGAAGGTCAAGGATGCTGCAGGCTCTAAAACGGTGTCGTATTCATCCTTTTTACCAACTAGTACAGCAGCACCAGCAGCTCAAGATGATGGGAGTATTATCAATCTTGATCA CGGTGATCCGACAATGTATGAGAGGTATTGGCAGCAGATGGGGGACAGAACCACTGTTGTGATCTCGGGCTGGCAACTGATAAGTTATTTTTCTGATGTCCGAAACATTTGCTGGTTTCTGGAGTCTGCATTTGCGAATGCCATTGTTAGGTTGCACAAGCAGGTTGGGAATGCTGTAACAGAAGGGCGTCATATTGTGGTTGGGACAGGTTCCACGCAACTCTATCAAGCTGTATTATATGCTCTCTGTCCGGAAAATGCTTCAGAACCGATGAGTGTGGTGTCAGCTGCTCCATTTTATTCT TCGTACCCGCTGATGACCGATTTTTTGAAGTCTGGACTCTACAAATGGGCTGGTGATGCTTACAAATTCAGCAAAGATGAACCCTATATTGAGCTTGTAACCTCTCCTAACAATCCAGATGGAGCATCACGAGTAGCCGTTGTTAACCGCAAACAAGGAATTTTAGTCCATGACCTGGCTTACTACTGGCCACAATACACTCCTATTTCTTTCCCTGCGGACCATGATATCATGCTGTTCACATTCTCCAAAAGCACCGGCCATGCTGGTACACGCCTAGG TTGGGCTCTGGTCAAAGATGAAGAAGTTGCTAAAAGGATGACTAAGTATATAGAGTTAAACACCATTGGTGTGTCAAAGGATTCACAGATACGTGCAGCAAAGATTCTAAATCATGTGGCTGATAGCATTGAACATGGTCCTGAATCTAAACGAAGCAataatttctttgaatttggGTATAATCTCATGGCACTGAGGTGGGCACAGCTTAGAGCTGCTGTGCATAGAAGTGATCTTTTCAGTTTACCCAGCTTTCCTTCTGGTACCTGTCGTTTCAGCGGTCATCATTTCAAGCCACAACCAG CTTTTGCATGGTTAAAATGTGAAAGGGACATAGAGGATTGTGAGAGCTTCCTACGTTGCCACAAGATTTTGACGAGGGGAGGCAAGCATTTTGGAGTTGGTCCAGAGTATGTGAGGATCAGCATGATGGCCCGAGATGAAATATTTGATCGGTTTACAGATAGATTATCTATGATCAACTCTTGA
- the LOC113738581 gene encoding protein LATERAL ORGAN BOUNDARIES-like yields the protein MASSSSYNSPCAACKFLRRKCMPGCIFAPYFPPEEPQKFANVHKIFGASNVSKLLNELLPHQREDAVNSLAYEAEARVKDPVYGCVGAISFLQRQVERLQKELDAANADLIRYACNDHIQPELSAPHGAMHQVHQPMTPRQRPVEYNNTRRMGNEGGGFYQTPNFQYPYHLPWNDNDIHRYGGGGGGGGGGGHI from the coding sequence ATGGCTTCATCCAGCTCCTACAACTCACCTTGTGCTGCCTGCAAATTCTTGAGGAGGAAATGTATGCCTGGTTGCATCTTTGCCCCATATTTCCCACCAGAGGAACCACAAAAGTTTGCAAATGTTCACAAAATCTTTGGGGCTAGCAATGTCAGTAAGCTCCTCAATGAACTCCTCCCTCACCAAAGAGAGGACGCAGTGAACTCCCTTGCATATGAAGCCGAAGCCCGAGTGAAGGATCCAGTTTATGGCTGTGTTGGTGCAATTTCTTTCCTCCAGAGACAAGTTGAGAGGCTGCAAAAGGAGCTTGATGCTGCCAATGCTGACTTGATTCGCTACGCCTGCAATGATCATATTCAACCTGAATTATCAGCCCCCCATGGAGCAATGCATCAAGTTCACCAGCCTATGACCCCCCGCCAGAGGCCGGTTGAGTACAATAATACTAGGAGGATGGGAAATGAAGGTGGAGGATTCTATCAAACCCCTAATTTTCAATATCCTTATCATCTGCCGTGGAATGATAATGATATCCACAGATATGGTGGtggcggaggaggaggaggaggaggaggacatATATAG
- the LOC113738959 gene encoding uncharacterized protein, which produces MAESTRFRTLEEQLKKQENRLQELVESMATMQNTSSEELRHKLQTELEQNNAKLETVVGNLDQRFNKMEQRLSTVLKLLMKEKGLPDVDGGLSDSILPTPPSHLRLTPSVEGFGHQQEHRGRQFTPNVPRLELPMFNFGNPREWTRKCQKYFLNYQVAKSQKVEVAEMFLEGRADNWFQGVKLVRQGLSWGEFCEILCERFSGSNSRDVMDEFNKLQQRGTVEKYEEKFEELKTLMLMKNPRLDELYFVSSFISGLKEKIRPMVKMFKPQTLMKAFEVAELQECSLEIQSKQNRNSRRMAVEPKFGMYRNTTNDQGRQSSYRLPGITPGPRKTDAAHREFSKISAEEMQYRRKHNLCYRCGEKFGMGYQCKKGGLNCVSIEEEEDTEFEDVEGEQDELTGRVGELAEDCQSSAPTTSAVSPFTVTLADGTDITNGATSPSVTWLIQNYQFKFDLKVIELRGWDIILGVDWMCQYSPIMFDFHTLSVALSDRGSLLHLQGFVNQLAMELVRGRDIKTFIQETHRNCAAMHTDEARESDEHLPESIEGILQQHSQVFSTPTGLPLERELDHQINLKPGAEPFKLKPYRYPHSHKAEIEKQVTEMLTNGIVIHSTSPYASPVLLVKKKDNSWRLCIDYRKLNELTIKDKFPIPNIDELLDELHGTRYMSKLDLRAGYHQLRVKAVDTPKTAF; this is translated from the exons ATGGCAGAGAGCACTCGATTTAGGACGCTGGAGGAGCAACTCAAGAAGCAGGAAAATCGATTGCAAGAACTGGTGGAATCCATGGCTACGATGCAGAATACAAGTTCTGAGGAGTTGCGGCATAAGCTGCAGACGGAGTTGGAGCAGAATAACGCGAAATTGGAGACAGTAGTGGGAAATCTGGACCAGAGGTTCAACAAAATGGAACAGAGGCTCAGTACAGTGTTGAAGTTGCTGATGAAGGAGAAAGGTCTCCCTGACGTCGATGGAGGACTGTCTGATTCAATCCTGCCGACTCCCCCATCGCATCTGAGGTTAACACCCTCAGTTGAAGGGTTTGGGCACCAACAAGAGCACAGAGGTAGGCAATTCACTCCTAATGTGCCCCGGTTGGAGCTGCCCATGTTTAACTTTGGAAACCCTAGGGAGTGGACTCGAAAATGCcagaaatattttttgaattatcaGGTAGCAAAGAGTCAAAAAGTAGAGGTCGCAGAGATGTTCTTGGAGGGTAGAGCTGACAATTGGTTTCAAGGAGTGAAACTGGTGAGGCAGGGGTTGTCTTGGGGGGAATTTTGTGAAATTCTGTGTGAAAGATTTTCTGGAAGTAACTCTCGTGACGTGATGGACGAATTTAACAAGCTACAGCAGAGGGGAACGGTTGAGAAATATGAGGAGAAGTTCGAAGAACTAAAAACTTTAATGCTGATGAAAAATCCTAGGCTGGACGAACTTTACTTTGTTTCCAGTTTTATTAGTGGCCTCAAGGAGAAGATTAGACCTATGGTAAAGATGTTTAAGCCCCAGACTTTGATGAAGGCTTTTGAAGTTGCTGAGTTGCAAGAGTGCTCTCTGGAAATCCAGTCGAAACAGAACAGAAATTCAAGGAGGATGGCAGTGGAACCCAAGTTTGGGATGTATAGAAACACTACGAATGATCAAGGTCGCCAAAGCTCATATAGATTGCCTGGCATCACTCCTGGCCCCAGGAAGACTGATGCAGCACACAGGGAATTTAGTAAGATATCAGCGGAGGAAATGCAGTATAGGCGTAAGCACAATCTATGCTACAGGTGTGGGGAGAAGTTTGGAATGGGGTACCAATGTAAGAAAGGGGGTCTAAACTGTGTGAGCATTGAAGAGGAGGAGGATACTGAATTTGAGGACGTGGAAGGGGAACAGGATGAGTTAACAGGAAGGGTTGGGGAACTTGCAGAA GATTGTCAATCTTCTGCACCTACCACATCAGCAGTCAGTCCCTTCACTGTGACTCTCGCAGATGGAACTGATATTACCAATGGAGCCACCAGTCCCAGTGTGACATGGTTAATCCAAAACTATCAATTCAAGTTTGACTTGAAGGTAATAGAGTTAAGGGGATGGGATATAATCTTAGGGGTGGACTGGATGTGCCAGTACAGCCCCATTATGTTTGATTTCCATACTCTCAGCGTTGCCCTTAGTGATAGGGGTAGTTTGCTGCACCTCCAGGGATTTGTGAATCAACTTGCTATGGAATTGGTGAGGGGTAGGGATATCAAGACGTTTATACAGGAAACGCACAGAAACTGTGCAGCCATGCATACTGACGAGGCCAGGGAATCAGATGAACACCTTCCAGAGTCTATAGAAGGAATCCTGCAACAGCATTCCCAGGTCTTTTCCACCCCAACAGGCTTACCCCTAGAGAGAGAATTGGACCATCAGATCAACCTTAAACCAGGAGCTGAACCTTTTAAGCTCAAGCCCTACAGGTACCCTCACTCACATAAGGCAGAAATTGAAAAACAAGTTACTGAGATGCTCACCAATGGAATTGTTATACATAGCACCAGTCCATATGCTTCCCCTGTTTTGTTagtaaagaaaaaggataaCTCCTGGAGACTATGCATAGACTACAGGAAGTTGAACGAGCTGACAATAAAAGACAAATTTCCTATTCCCAATATAGATGAGCTGCTGGATGAATTACATGGCACCAGATACATGTCCAAGCTGGATCTCAGAGCTGGTTACCATCAGCTGAGAGTAAAGGCTGTTGACACTCCTAAGACAGCTTTCTAG
- the LOC113740184 gene encoding AP-1 complex subunit mu-2-like isoform X2, translated as MTKGDIESHGPVCYDDGVTYMFIQHNNVFLMTASRQNSNAASLLLFLHRVVDVFKHYFEELEEESLRDNFVVVYELLDEMMDFGYPQYTEAKILSEFIKTDAYRMEVTQRPPMAVTNAVSWRSEGIVDKKNEVFLDVVESVNILVNSNGQIVRSEVIGALKMRTYLSGMPECKLGLNDRVLLEAQGRSTKGKAIDLDDIKFHQCVRLARFENDRTISFIPPDGTFDLMTYRLSTQVKPLIWVEAQVERHSRSRVEFTVKARSQFKERSTATNVEIELPLPSDAMNPNVRTSMGSATYAPEKDALLWKIKSFPGNKEYLLRAEFRLPSISSEDAAPDRKAPIRLKFEIPYFTVSGIQVRYLKIIEKSGYQALPWVRYITMAGEYELRLI; from the exons ATGACAAAG GGTGACATAGAGTCTCATGGTCCTGTATGTTATGATGATGGTGTGACCTATATGTTTATTCAACACAACAACGTTTTCTTGATGACGGCGTCAAGGCAAAACTCTAACGCTGCCAGCCTTCTCCTTTTCCTGCATCGTGTAGTTGAT GTTTTCAAGCATTATTTTGAAGAGCTCGAGGAGGAGTCCTTGAGAGATAATTTTGTTGTTGTG TACGAATTACTTGATGAGATGATGGACTTTGGTTACCCTCAATACACGGAAGCGAAGATTCTTAGTGAGTTTATCAAGACTGATGCATACAGAATGGAGGTCACTCAGCGCCCCCCTATGGCTGTGACAAATGCAGTTTCATGGCGCAGTGAAGGAATAGTGgataagaaaaatgaa GTATTCCTGGATGTGGTAGAAAGTGTAAATATACTGGTGAACAGCAATGGCCAGATAGTTCGTTCAGAAGTGATTGGGGCTCTGAAAATGAGAACCTATTTGAG TGGCATGCCTGAGTGTAAGCTAGGCCTTAATGACAGAGTTCTTTTGGAAGCTCAGGGTCGTTCTACAAAAGGAAAAGCTATTGATTTAGATGATATCAAATTTCACCA GTGTGTACGTTTGGCTCGGTTTGAAAATGACCGAACAATATCTTTCATACCACCTGATGGTACATTTGATCTCATGACATATAGACTTAGTACTCAG GTAAAACCACTAATTTGGGTGGAAGCTCAAGTTGAAAGGCACTCAAGGAGTAGGGTTGAATTTACCGTAAAGGCCAGGAGCCAATTCAAAGAGCGCAG CACTGCAACAAATGTGGAAATCGAGTTGCCTTTGCCATCTGATGCAATGAATCCCAATGTACGAACCTCAATGGGATCTGCTACTTATGCACCAGAGAAAGATGCGTTATTATGGAAAATTAAATCTTTTCCTGGTAATAAG GAGTATCTCCTAAGGGCTGAGTTTCGGCTTCCTAGTATAAGTTCTGAAGATGCAGCTCCTGACAGAAAAGCTCCTATTCGTCTGAAGTTTGAGATTCCATATTTTACTGTCTCTGGTATTCAG GTTCGATATCTTAAGATCATTGAGAAAAGTGGATATCAGGCACTTCCATGGGTTAGATACATAACAATGGCTGGTGAATATGAACTAAGGCTTATCTGA
- the LOC113740184 gene encoding AP-1 complex subunit mu-2-like isoform X1, which produces MVGATSALFVLDIKGRCLISRDYRGDISAVQAEKFFAKLLEKEGDIESHGPVCYDDGVTYMFIQHNNVFLMTASRQNSNAASLLLFLHRVVDVFKHYFEELEEESLRDNFVVVYELLDEMMDFGYPQYTEAKILSEFIKTDAYRMEVTQRPPMAVTNAVSWRSEGIVDKKNEVFLDVVESVNILVNSNGQIVRSEVIGALKMRTYLSGMPECKLGLNDRVLLEAQGRSTKGKAIDLDDIKFHQCVRLARFENDRTISFIPPDGTFDLMTYRLSTQVKPLIWVEAQVERHSRSRVEFTVKARSQFKERSTATNVEIELPLPSDAMNPNVRTSMGSATYAPEKDALLWKIKSFPGNKEYLLRAEFRLPSISSEDAAPDRKAPIRLKFEIPYFTVSGIQVRYLKIIEKSGYQALPWVRYITMAGEYELRLI; this is translated from the exons ATGGTGGGCGCCACATCGGCGCTTTTCGTCTTGGACATCAAGGGTCGATGCTTGATCAGCCGGGATTATCGTGGGGACATCTCTGCTGTTCAAGCTGAAAAGTTTTTTGCTAAGCTTCTGGAGAAAGAG GGTGACATAGAGTCTCATGGTCCTGTATGTTATGATGATGGTGTGACCTATATGTTTATTCAACACAACAACGTTTTCTTGATGACGGCGTCAAGGCAAAACTCTAACGCTGCCAGCCTTCTCCTTTTCCTGCATCGTGTAGTTGAT GTTTTCAAGCATTATTTTGAAGAGCTCGAGGAGGAGTCCTTGAGAGATAATTTTGTTGTTGTG TACGAATTACTTGATGAGATGATGGACTTTGGTTACCCTCAATACACGGAAGCGAAGATTCTTAGTGAGTTTATCAAGACTGATGCATACAGAATGGAGGTCACTCAGCGCCCCCCTATGGCTGTGACAAATGCAGTTTCATGGCGCAGTGAAGGAATAGTGgataagaaaaatgaa GTATTCCTGGATGTGGTAGAAAGTGTAAATATACTGGTGAACAGCAATGGCCAGATAGTTCGTTCAGAAGTGATTGGGGCTCTGAAAATGAGAACCTATTTGAG TGGCATGCCTGAGTGTAAGCTAGGCCTTAATGACAGAGTTCTTTTGGAAGCTCAGGGTCGTTCTACAAAAGGAAAAGCTATTGATTTAGATGATATCAAATTTCACCA GTGTGTACGTTTGGCTCGGTTTGAAAATGACCGAACAATATCTTTCATACCACCTGATGGTACATTTGATCTCATGACATATAGACTTAGTACTCAG GTAAAACCACTAATTTGGGTGGAAGCTCAAGTTGAAAGGCACTCAAGGAGTAGGGTTGAATTTACCGTAAAGGCCAGGAGCCAATTCAAAGAGCGCAG CACTGCAACAAATGTGGAAATCGAGTTGCCTTTGCCATCTGATGCAATGAATCCCAATGTACGAACCTCAATGGGATCTGCTACTTATGCACCAGAGAAAGATGCGTTATTATGGAAAATTAAATCTTTTCCTGGTAATAAG GAGTATCTCCTAAGGGCTGAGTTTCGGCTTCCTAGTATAAGTTCTGAAGATGCAGCTCCTGACAGAAAAGCTCCTATTCGTCTGAAGTTTGAGATTCCATATTTTACTGTCTCTGGTATTCAG GTTCGATATCTTAAGATCATTGAGAAAAGTGGATATCAGGCACTTCCATGGGTTAGATACATAACAATGGCTGGTGAATATGAACTAAGGCTTATCTGA
- the LOC113740352 gene encoding oleosin H2 has protein sequence MAEHYQLQQRPTEAVKSFLPQKGPSTSHVLAVVTLLPVAGVLLGLSGLILVGTVIGLAVTTPLFVIFSPILVPAVFALGLALAGFLTSGAFGITALASLSWMLNYIRLMKASSQEQMDLAKWRVQDTAGQVGQKARDVGQRTQDVARA, from the coding sequence ATGGCTGAGCACTACCAGCTGCAGCAACGCCCCACAGAGGCCGTCAAAAGCTTCCTTCCTCAGAAGGGTCCATCAACTTCACATGTGTTAGCAGTTGTCACGCTCCTCCCAGTTGCGGGAGTCCTGCTAGGCCTTTCCGGGCTGATTCTCGTCGGAACGGTCATCGGTCTGGCGGTGACAACCCCGCTTTTCGTTATCTTTAGCCCCATTTTGGTCCCAGCTGTATTTGCCCTAGGGCTGGCCCTGGCCGGGTTCTTGACCTCCGGTGCTTTCGGGATCACTGCACTTGCTTCATTGTCGTGGATGCTGAACTACATCCGACTCATGAAGGCGTCTTCCCAGGAGCAAATGGACCTCGCAAAGTGGCGCGTGCAGGACACTGCCGGCCAAGTTGGTCAGAAAGCGAGAGACGTGGGCCAGAGAACTCAAGATGTAGCCAGAGCATGA